The following proteins are encoded in a genomic region of Capra hircus breed San Clemente chromosome 16, ASM170441v1, whole genome shotgun sequence:
- the LOC102179033 gene encoding PRAME family member 8-like, producing MSVRTPPRLLDLAGMHLLRDDDLAFSALEQLPVELFPPLFTEAFNGRHTEILKAMVQAWPFVCLPLGGLIDLPHVGPLQAVLEALDVLFVQKVCSRRCKLQVLDLRDTGHNFWSMWSGASTHRCTSSGRAPVAEPRSITKQREAPLKVFIDLSLRKRTLDNFLTYLLRWVEQRKSSIHLCCKKLKIVSMPMDSVVKVLSMVQLDCIQEVQVSCTWNLSTLATFAPFLGHMSNLQRLGLFPIQVSAFRKQEHDHVVQITSQFLRLGHLRDLYLESPSFLEGHLDQMLRCLKTTLDNLSITNCQLTESDLTHLSQCPNICQLKSLELNGVTLTDFNPELLQVLLEKVAATLQELYLDQCGIQDSQLEAILPSLSRCSQLRSFSLCGNILSMAVMEKLLRQTAGLSFLSQEWYPAPQESYSPQGILLAGRLPQLQTELLAILRDLGQPRTVWLTFSPCPHCGDDVCTHMEPIIYSYTNPA from the exons ATGAGTGTACGGACCCCACCCAGACTCCTGGACCTGGCGGGAATGCACCTGCTGAGGGATGATGACTTGGCCTTTTCTGCTCTGGAACAGCTGCCTGTGGAGCTCTTCCCACCCCTCTTCACTGAGGCCTTCAATGGGAGACACACTGAAATTCTGAAGGCTATGGTGCAAGCCTGGCCCTTTGTCTGCCTGCCTCTGGGGGGACTCATTGACCTGCCTCATGTGGGGCCCCTACAAGCAGTGCTGGAAGCCCTTGATGTCCTGTTTGTCCAGAAGGTTTGCTCCAG GAGATGCAAACTGCAGGTGCTAGATTTGCGGGACACTGGTCATAACTTCTGGAGCATGTGGTCTGGAGCCAGTACTCACAGGTGCACAAGCTCAGGAAGAGCACCAGTGGCTGAGCCCAGGTCAATAACAAAGCAGCGTGAGGCTCCACTGAAGGTTTTTATAGACCTTTCCTTGAGAAAAAGGACCCTGGACAACTTCCTCACCTACCTCCTTAGGTGGGTTGAGCAGAGAAAATCTTCCATACACCTGTGTTGTAAGAAGCTGAAGATCGTTTCAATGCCAATGGACAGTGTTGTGAAGGTCCTGAGCATGGTGCAGCTGGATTGTATCCAGGAGGTGCAAGTGAGTTGCACCTGGAATCTGTCCACCCTGGCCACGTTTGCTCCTTTCCTGGGCCACATGAGTAATTTGCAGAGACTCGGCCTCTTCCCCATTCAAGTATCTGCCTTCAGGAAGCAGGAGCACGATCACGTTGTGCAAATTACCTCCCAGTTCCTGAGGCTGGGCCACCTCCGGGATCTCTATCTGGAGTCTCCCTCCTTCCTTGAAGGCCACCTAGACCAGATGCTCAG GTGCCTGAAGACCACCTTGGACAACCTCTCAATAACTAACTGCCAGCTTACAGAATCAGACTTGACCCATCTGTCCCAGTGTCCGAACATCTGTCAACTAAAAAGCCTGGAACTGAATGGTGTCACCCTAACGGACTTTAATCCTGAGCTGCTCCAAGTTCTGCTAGAGAAAGTTGCAGCCACCCTCCAGGAACTGTATTTAGACCAGTGTGGGATCCAGGACTCCCAGTTGGAGGCCATCCTGCCATCCCTGAGCCGCTGCTCCCAGCTCAGGTCCTTCAGCCTGTGTGGGAACATCCTCTCCATGGCTGTCATGGAGAAGCTGCTGCGACAAACTGCTGGGCTTTCTTTTTTAAGTCAGGAGTGGTATCCTGCCCCTCAGGAGAGTTACAGCCCTCAAGGTATTCTCCTAGCTGGCAGACTTCCCCAACTTCAGACTGAGCTGTTGGCGATTCTGAGAGACTTAGGCCAGCCCAGGACTGTTTGGCTAACATTCAGCCCCTGTCCTCACTGTGGTGATGATGTATGCACCCACATGGAGCCCATTATATACAGCTATACTAACCCTGCCTAG
- the LOC102179309 gene encoding PRAME family member 12-like: protein MSAQNPSRLLDLAGKHLLREDALAFSALEDLPTELFPPLFMEAFHARHIETLKAMVQAWPFVRLPLGGLIDMPHMGPLQAVLEALDGLLAQKVCSRRCKLRVLDLRNTGQNFWSMWSGASSYECSSSRMAPVAEQSSTAKWHLAPLKIFIDLCLKKRTLDNFFTYLLRWVEQRKASVHLCCKKLMIVSMPMENIVKVLSMVQLDCIQEVQVNCIWHLSTLATFASLLGKMSNLQRLCLSPIHLSAFTKQEQDHLVQITSQFLRLGHLQDLHLDSPSFLEGFLDQMLRCLKSPLNNLSITNCWLTESDLTYLSQSPNISQLKGLDLSGVTMTDFRPELLHILLEKAEATLQELDLDLCGIQDSQLEAILPALSRCSQLRYFSLCENFLSMAVMEKLLRHTAGLPCLTQERYPAPQESYRSQGVLLEARLAQLRAQLLEILRDLGRPRIIWISPSPCLHCGENICYHLEPIIYSCTAPA, encoded by the exons ATGAGTGCCCAGAACCCATCCAGACTCCTGGACCTGGCAGGAAAGCACCTGCTGAGGGAAGATGCTTTGGCCTTTTCtgctctggaggatcttcccacaGAGCTCTTTCCACCCCTGTTCATGGAGGCATTCCACGCGAGACACATAGAGACCCTGAAGGCCATGGTGCAAGCCTGGCCCTTTGTCCGCCTGCCTCTGGGAGGCTTGATTGACATGCCTCATATGGGGCCTTTACAAGCAGTGCTGGAAGCACTTGATGGTTTGCTGGCCCAGAAGGTTTGTTCCAG GAGGTGCAAACTGCGGGTGCTAGATTTACGGAATACCGGCCAAAACTTCTGGAGCATGTGGTCTGGAGCCAGCAGTTATGAGTGCTCGAGCTCAAGAATGGCACCAGTGGCTGAGCAGAGCTCAACGGCAAAGTGGCACTTGGCTCCACTGAAGATTTTTATAGACCTTTGCCTGAAGAAAAGGACCCTGGATAACTTTTTCACCTACCTTCTTAGGTGGGTGGAGCAGAGAAAAGCATCCGTACATCTCTGCTGTAAGAAGCTGATGATTGTTTCAATGCCAATGGAAAATATTGTGAAGGTCCTGAGCATGGTGCAGCTGGACTGTATCCAGGAGGTGCAAGTGAATTGCATTTGGCATCTGTCCACCCTGGCCACATTTGCTTCTCTCCTGGGAAAGATGAGTAATTTGCAGAGACTCTGTCTCTCCCCCATCCACCTGTCTGCCTTCACGAAGCAGGAGCAGGATCACCTTGTCCAAATTACCTCTCAGTTCCTGAGGCTTGGACACCTCCAGGATCTCCATCTggactctccctccttccttgaaGGCTTCCTGGACCAGATGCTCAG GTGCCTGAAGTCCCCCTTGAACAACCTGTCAATAACCAACTGCTGGCTTACAGAATCAGACTTGACCTACCTGTCCCAGAGCCCAAACATCAGTCAGctaaagggcctagatctgagtGGTGTCACCATGACTGACTTTCGGCCTGAGCTCCTCCACATTCTGCTGGAGAAAGCTGAAGCCACCCTCCAGGAACTGGACTTAGATCTGTGTGGGATCCAGGACTCCCAGCTGGAGGCCATCTTGCCTGCCCTGAGCCGCTGCTCCCAGCTCAGGTACTTCAGCCTGTGTGAGAACTTCTTGTCCATGGCCGTTATGGAGAAGCTGCTGCGACACACCGCTGGGCTGCCCTGCTTAACGCAAGAGCGTTATCCTGCCCCTCAGGAGAGTTACAGGTCTCAGGGTGTTCTCTTGGAAGCGAGACTTGCCCAGCTTCGGGCTCAGCTGTTGGAGATTCTGAGAGACTTAGGACGTCCCAGGATCATCTGGATTAGCCCCAGCCCCTGTCTTCACTGTGGTGAGAACATATGCTATCATTTGGAGCCCATTATATACAGCTGTACTGCCCCTGCCTAG